The proteins below are encoded in one region of Mycobacterium botniense:
- a CDS encoding condensation domain-containing protein — protein MRIGKITIGSLDDWALTPGTVTSWHPTAAAAEKVRQAPVSSVPVSYMQGQHLRNYHERTAAGLDFSRQIIATCEVPGRCDIAAMNHAVNAYLRRHDTFRSWFEHTGNGQFIKHTITDPAAIEFAPIHYGDMTVEEIRAHVIAIPNPLEWGCFTFGIVQSQGHFTFFAAMDHVHGDATLIGTTMLEANAMYSAFSGGGQPLVLPQAGSFDDFCARERQYTSTLTLDSPEVRAWIDFAENNNGGFPDFPLPLGNPWEPSGSDIASEVLMDAEQTERFESACAAAGARFVGGLFACIALVEHEFTGAVTYYGLTPRDTRRTTDNFSTQGWFTGLIPITVPVAAASFSEAAWAAQASFDSGLDLAKVPYYRVLELAPWLRWPQPNFPVSNFLHGGAAPLNAVLAAADLGLANNIGIYSDGRYSYQLTIYIFRYGEGTVMAVMYPDNPIAEKSIARYMEAMKSVCVRVAASGHWGRVA, from the coding sequence TTGCGTATTGGGAAAATTACGATCGGCTCGCTTGATGATTGGGCGTTGACCCCGGGCACAGTCACCTCATGGCACCCGACGGCCGCGGCCGCGGAAAAAGTCCGGCAAGCGCCGGTCAGTTCGGTGCCGGTCAGCTACATGCAGGGCCAACATCTTCGCAACTATCACGAACGAACAGCCGCGGGTTTGGACTTCTCGCGGCAAATCATCGCCACCTGCGAAGTACCCGGCCGATGTGATATCGCTGCCATGAACCACGCCGTCAACGCATACCTGCGCCGGCATGACACGTTCCGTAGCTGGTTCGAGCACACTGGTAATGGCCAGTTTATTAAGCACACCATCACCGATCCTGCTGCTATTGAGTTTGCGCCGATCCATTACGGCGACATGACAGTTGAGGAAATACGCGCTCATGTGATCGCCATACCCAATCCGCTGGAGTGGGGCTGCTTCACCTTCGGGATCGTTCAAAGCCAGGGGCACTTCACTTTCTTTGCCGCCATGGATCATGTTCACGGGGATGCGACATTGATCGGCACCACGATGCTGGAGGCCAACGCGATGTATTCAGCCTTCAGCGGAGGCGGTCAGCCCCTGGTGCTTCCGCAGGCCGGCAGTTTTGACGACTTCTGTGCCCGCGAGCGCCAGTACACCTCAACGCTCACCCTCGATTCGCCTGAAGTGCGTGCGTGGATCGACTTCGCCGAAAACAACAATGGCGGCTTTCCTGACTTTCCTCTTCCGCTGGGCAACCCGTGGGAGCCGAGCGGTAGTGACATAGCTTCCGAAGTCTTGATGGATGCGGAACAAACGGAGCGATTCGAATCCGCCTGCGCAGCCGCGGGAGCGCGCTTTGTCGGGGGCCTGTTCGCCTGCATCGCTTTGGTGGAGCACGAGTTTACCGGTGCTGTCACGTATTACGGACTTACTCCCAGGGATACCCGCAGAACCACGGACAATTTTTCGACCCAAGGCTGGTTTACCGGCCTGATCCCGATCACGGTCCCAGTAGCTGCGGCGTCTTTCAGCGAGGCCGCGTGGGCTGCGCAAGCGTCTTTCGATTCGGGTCTGGACTTGGCGAAGGTGCCGTATTATCGCGTATTGGAGTTGGCGCCGTGGTTGAGATGGCCACAACCGAACTTTCCGGTGTCGAACTTCTTGCATGGCGGCGCTGCTCCGCTTAACGCAGTGCTCGCCGCGGCCGACCTCGGCCTTGCGAACAATATCGGAATCTACTCGGATGGCCGGTATTCCTATCAACTGACCATCTATATATTTCGGTACGGGGAGGGCACCGTAATGGCGGTTATGTACCCCGACAACCCCATCGCCGAAAAATCTATCGCCCGGTATATGGAGGCGATGAAGTCCGTGTGTGTGCGGGTCGCCGCCAGCGGGCACTGGGGACGTGTCGCCTAG
- a CDS encoding MMPL/RND family transporter: MRRLADFVVRWPWLVIGLWAAVAVALPLTCPPLDEMAQKHPLAILPSDAPSSVAARKMTEAFHESGSEDLLLVVLTNDRGFGPADETAYRKLVDALRRDTRDVVMVQDFLSTPPLRSVLTSEDHKAWVLPVGVAGELGTPRSYAAFNHISDIVKHAVTGTPLTAYLTGPAATVADLTVAGNRDRTPIEVAIAALVLIVLLVVYRSVVAMVLPLLTIGVSLVIAQAAVAAYSQLSGSGVSNQSIVFLSAIMAGAGTDYTVFLISRYHDYRRLGADFDQAVKRALISIGKVIAASAATVGITFLVISFAQMGVFKTVGASAAIGIGVAFLAAVTLLPAILVLAGPRGWVKPRRELTARFWRRSGIRIVRRPVIHLVASVLVLITLASCAFLVRYNYDDRKALRPSAPSSIGYAALERHFPVNESIPEYILVQSPHDLRTPQAFADLEQMADRVSQLPNIAAVSGITRPTGTVPKEFRATYQAGAVGTLLAGGSTLINEHTNDLNRLVEGAGTLADNLSDVRGQVNLLATSIQSLLDAVSSMKTQYSGDTLVKEVDTAAKLVDHVNSLSNAMGWNFSAGKDMFAWIGPVLTALRGNPVCDADETCSATRGDFERLIGVRDQGDLDAINDLLRQLQSLPDKKTLDASMDRVRGALTNLTRVMHSMGMDQPGGLQANLSGLQDGADRFAGGSRQVADAVAQLVEQVKQLGAELGEAATFLLTLKHDAARPAMAGFNIPAQLLHLAEFQKAARVFISPDGHSARYLVQTKLNPFSTAAMDQVNAISATARGAQPNTTLADATVSIAGYTASLRDTRDYYEHDIRFIIAVTLVVVQLTLVALLRAIVAPLYLVATVVISYLSAVGIGALVFQLILGQQLHWSVPPLAFVVLIAVGADYNMLLISRMRDESVHSMRYGVIRTLGSTGGVITAAGLIFAASMCGLLFSSISTVVQGGFVIGVGILLDTFVVRTMTVPAIAALVGRANWWPSRVRMSDQGHRRRAERRAE, translated from the coding sequence ATGCGACGGTTAGCAGATTTCGTGGTGCGGTGGCCCTGGTTAGTCATCGGGCTGTGGGCCGCGGTCGCGGTCGCACTGCCATTAACGTGTCCGCCCCTGGACGAGATGGCCCAGAAGCATCCGCTCGCGATCTTGCCCAGCGATGCGCCCTCGAGTGTCGCCGCGCGAAAGATGACCGAGGCGTTTCACGAATCCGGCTCAGAAGACCTCCTGCTGGTGGTGCTGACCAACGACAGAGGGTTTGGCCCCGCCGACGAAACCGCTTACCGCAAACTCGTGGACGCGCTGCGCCGGGACACGCGTGACGTCGTGATGGTGCAGGATTTCCTCAGCACACCGCCCTTGCGCTCGGTCTTGACCAGCGAGGATCACAAAGCTTGGGTGTTGCCGGTCGGTGTCGCCGGCGAGTTGGGCACTCCACGCTCGTACGCCGCTTTCAACCACATCAGTGACATCGTCAAACACGCAGTCACCGGAACACCCTTGACGGCGTATCTGACCGGTCCCGCGGCAACCGTTGCCGATCTGACGGTCGCGGGTAATCGTGACCGGACGCCGATTGAGGTGGCGATTGCCGCTTTGGTGCTGATCGTCTTGCTGGTGGTTTATCGCAGCGTGGTCGCCATGGTGCTGCCGCTGCTGACGATCGGGGTCTCCCTGGTGATCGCCCAGGCGGCCGTCGCGGCATACTCCCAACTGAGCGGCTCAGGCGTCTCGAACCAGTCCATCGTCTTTCTGAGCGCGATTATGGCCGGCGCCGGAACGGATTACACGGTCTTTCTCATTAGCCGCTATCACGACTATCGACGGTTAGGTGCGGATTTCGATCAGGCGGTCAAGAGAGCGCTGATTTCGATCGGAAAAGTAATCGCCGCATCGGCAGCCACCGTCGGTATTACCTTTCTCGTCATAAGCTTCGCTCAAATGGGCGTGTTCAAAACGGTTGGAGCGTCGGCAGCGATCGGGATCGGCGTGGCATTCCTCGCCGCGGTGACATTGCTGCCGGCTATTCTGGTGCTCGCCGGGCCACGCGGCTGGGTTAAGCCGCGGCGCGAACTGACCGCTCGGTTTTGGCGGCGTTCAGGCATACGCATCGTGCGCCGGCCGGTGATCCATCTGGTTGCCAGCGTGCTTGTGTTGATCACGCTGGCCAGCTGTGCTTTCTTGGTGCGTTACAACTACGACGATCGCAAGGCCTTGCGGCCCTCCGCTCCAAGTTCCATTGGCTACGCAGCGCTGGAACGCCATTTTCCGGTGAATGAGTCTATTCCGGAGTACATCCTCGTCCAATCACCGCATGATCTCCGCACACCACAGGCCTTTGCCGACTTGGAGCAAATGGCGGACCGAGTTAGCCAATTGCCGAATATCGCTGCCGTCAGCGGCATCACGCGCCCGACCGGAACTGTGCCGAAAGAATTCAGAGCCACCTACCAGGCGGGGGCCGTTGGCACCCTCCTGGCCGGCGGGTCCACCCTGATCAACGAGCACACCAATGACCTCAATCGGCTGGTCGAAGGGGCCGGCACCCTGGCCGACAACCTCAGCGACGTGCGTGGTCAAGTCAACCTGCTCGCGACCAGCATTCAGAGTCTGCTCGACGCCGTCTCCTCCATGAAAACCCAGTACAGCGGCGACACCTTGGTCAAGGAGGTCGACACGGCAGCCAAGCTCGTCGACCACGTTAATTCCCTCAGCAACGCCATGGGCTGGAACTTTTCAGCCGGCAAGGACATGTTCGCCTGGATAGGCCCGGTGCTGACGGCGCTGCGCGGCAACCCGGTCTGCGATGCCGACGAGACCTGCAGCGCCACCCGCGGGGACTTTGAACGGCTGATCGGTGTGCGTGATCAGGGCGACCTCGACGCGATCAACGATCTCCTTCGGCAACTGCAGTCGTTGCCGGACAAAAAGACCCTCGACGCGTCGATGGACCGGGTACGCGGCGCATTGACCAACCTCACCAGGGTGATGCATTCCATGGGGATGGACCAGCCCGGTGGCCTGCAGGCCAACCTAAGCGGTCTGCAAGATGGTGCCGACCGCTTCGCCGGTGGAAGCCGACAAGTGGCTGACGCGGTGGCTCAACTCGTCGAGCAGGTCAAACAGCTCGGCGCTGAGCTCGGTGAGGCAGCGACGTTTCTGCTGACGCTGAAACATGACGCGGCGCGGCCGGCAATGGCCGGGTTCAACATCCCGGCCCAGCTGCTGCATCTCGCGGAGTTTCAGAAGGCCGCCAGGGTTTTCATTTCGCCCGACGGCCACTCCGCGCGGTACTTGGTTCAAACCAAACTCAATCCGTTCAGCACCGCAGCGATGGATCAGGTCAACGCGATCAGTGCGACCGCTCGGGGAGCCCAGCCGAACACCACGTTAGCGGACGCTACGGTGTCGATAGCGGGATACACCGCGAGCCTGCGCGATACACGCGATTATTACGAACACGACATCCGGTTCATCATCGCGGTAACCCTCGTCGTGGTGCAACTGACCTTGGTCGCCCTATTGCGAGCGATCGTGGCGCCACTGTATCTGGTTGCTACCGTGGTCATTTCCTATTTGTCAGCGGTGGGCATCGGTGCGCTGGTCTTTCAACTCATACTCGGCCAGCAATTACATTGGAGTGTGCCGCCCCTGGCGTTCGTCGTGTTGATCGCAGTGGGAGCCGATTACAACATGCTGCTCATCTCCCGGATGCGGGATGAGTCTGTGCACAGCATGCGTTACGGCGTCATCCGCACGCTGGGTTCGACGGGCGGCGTGATCACTGCAGCAGGTTTGATCTTCGCTGCCTCGATGTGCGGCCTCTTGTTTTCCAGCATCAGCACCGTGGTACAGGGCGGTTTTGTGATCGGTGTCGGTATTCTGTTGGATACCTTCGTGGTACGCACAATGACCGTGCCTGCCATTGCTGCCCTGGTCGGGCGGGCGAACTGGTGGCCGTCACGGGTGCGCATGTCGGATCAAGGCCACCGTCGCCGGGCGGAGCGGCGGGCGGAATAA
- the pe gene encoding acyltransferase PE, which yields MKRLLAGVTALVTVGATGCFGTGSVSADDTPSGAAPAGTSADGTAYALGGAHVLGIPYDEYIRREGAEWFPGLKRQIVPYPAGQVQGHVLERLFPGIGRLDEFFPGLGVNGPSVGESVDAGAANLDAAIRHGGHGTAIGLSEGSLVLEAEQARLANDPTAPPPDQLSFATFGDPVARHAFGQSFLTAMFPVGSIVPALDYRIPPPVESQYDTKVFVSAYDSIADFPDRPDNLFALANTLMGLATGHTAVAFTNPDMVPPQNIRTTVNSKGATTTTYLIPEKHLPLVMPLAYIGIDEDTLNKLDAILAPRVNAGYSRNDDPATAPIQVDPVHGFDPAAVTAPATQATFGGGADPFSQILNGALSVLSQGKG from the coding sequence ATGAAAAGACTACTCGCCGGAGTTACCGCGCTGGTGACTGTCGGCGCCACAGGATGTTTTGGTACCGGGTCTGTGTCGGCCGACGACACGCCGTCCGGTGCGGCACCGGCCGGTACATCAGCCGACGGGACGGCCTACGCGCTGGGCGGTGCTCACGTTTTGGGCATCCCCTACGACGAGTACATTCGCCGGGAAGGCGCTGAATGGTTTCCCGGCCTGAAGCGACAGATCGTGCCCTACCCGGCGGGTCAGGTTCAGGGCCATGTGCTGGAACGGCTGTTCCCGGGCATCGGTCGGCTTGATGAATTCTTCCCGGGCCTGGGCGTAAACGGTCCCAGCGTTGGCGAATCAGTCGATGCGGGAGCCGCTAATCTCGATGCGGCCATCCGCCACGGCGGTCACGGCACCGCGATCGGCCTCTCCGAGGGTTCACTCGTGTTGGAGGCCGAGCAGGCGCGGCTCGCGAACGATCCCACCGCACCACCGCCAGATCAACTGAGCTTCGCCACGTTCGGCGACCCAGTTGCGCGGCATGCCTTCGGGCAGAGTTTCCTGACCGCTATGTTCCCGGTGGGCAGCATTGTTCCGGCACTCGACTATCGCATACCACCTCCGGTCGAGAGCCAATACGACACCAAGGTTTTCGTCTCCGCTTACGACTCGATCGCCGACTTCCCCGACCGGCCGGACAACCTGTTCGCTCTCGCCAACACGCTTATGGGCCTCGCTACGGGCCACACTGCGGTGGCATTCACCAACCCAGACATGGTGCCGCCGCAAAACATCAGAACGACGGTTAACTCCAAGGGTGCGACAACGACGACGTATTTAATCCCTGAAAAGCACCTTCCGCTGGTCATGCCGTTGGCTTACATCGGCATTGACGAGGACACGCTGAATAAGCTCGACGCAATATTGGCGCCCCGGGTAAACGCCGGCTATTCACGAAACGACGATCCCGCGACCGCGCCGATCCAAGTGGACCCCGTGCACGGTTTCGACCCCGCGGCCGTCACCGCGCCGGCCACCCAGGCGACTTTCGGTGGTGGCGCCGACCCTTTTTCGCAAATCCTCAATGGTGCCCTGTCTGTATTGTCACAGGGTAAGGGCTGA
- a CDS encoding AMP-binding protein gives MAQSSILAMLHARASLRPHDVAFTFTNYDDDWAGVSESLTWSQLSRRTLNVAHELGRHGSVGDRAVILAPQSLDYIAAFLGSMQAGQIAVPLPLPHRGSSHERVSLVLADTSPAVVLTTSAVAEDIAEYVEQAHLDAVPKIVEIDSMNLDANLEISDGTVDLPSTAYLQYSSGSTRLPTGVMISHHNLQVNFDQLMRCFFADSNVKAPADTTIVSWLPFYHDMGLMLGVCAPILSGYHAELTGPMSFLEKPARWIRSLAASPHAWSAAPNFAFDLAARKTTDDDLAGLDLGGVLGIISGAERVEPATVRRFVDRFAHFNFREDMVRPSYGLAEATVFVATGIWSGSSGTVHFDAGELSSGRARRCAAGQGTALVKYTVPQSPTLRIVDADTHRECPPSLVGEIWVHGDNVAEGYWRKPPEEQCCFGATLVDPAPGTPDAPWLRTGDLGFIFEDALFIVGRIKDLLIIRGRNHYPEDIEATVHEITRGRVAAISVRLQSTEQLVTIIELKKRGDSNEEVMHWLSCVKSDVTSAISHVHGLNVGDVVLVPPGSIPTTTSGKIRRAACVEQYRRDQFIRLDA, from the coding sequence ATGGCTCAGTCGTCGATTCTTGCCATGTTGCACGCGCGCGCCAGCCTACGGCCCCACGACGTCGCATTCACGTTTACCAATTACGATGACGATTGGGCGGGGGTTTCCGAAAGTCTCACATGGTCGCAGTTATCCCGCCGCACACTGAACGTGGCACACGAGCTCGGCCGTCATGGATCGGTCGGAGACAGGGCGGTAATTCTGGCTCCCCAAAGCCTTGATTACATTGCCGCATTCCTGGGATCGATGCAGGCCGGGCAGATAGCAGTTCCGCTCCCGTTGCCGCACCGCGGCTCGAGTCATGAACGTGTAAGTCTGGTCCTTGCTGATACGTCGCCCGCAGTTGTTCTCACGACTTCCGCGGTCGCCGAAGATATCGCGGAATATGTTGAGCAAGCCCATCTGGATGCTGTTCCGAAGATTGTCGAAATCGATTCGATGAATCTGGACGCCAATCTGGAAATCAGCGATGGCACTGTTGATTTGCCGAGCACAGCCTATTTGCAGTACAGCTCAGGTTCAACCAGACTGCCGACCGGAGTCATGATCTCGCACCACAATCTCCAGGTGAATTTCGACCAGCTGATGCGCTGTTTCTTCGCGGACTCCAACGTTAAAGCGCCGGCGGATACGACGATTGTGTCGTGGTTGCCCTTCTACCATGATATGGGTTTGATGCTGGGCGTTTGCGCGCCGATCCTGAGTGGCTACCACGCCGAGTTGACGGGTCCGATGTCGTTTTTGGAGAAGCCCGCCAGGTGGATACGATCGTTGGCCGCGAGCCCCCATGCGTGGTCGGCAGCACCCAATTTCGCCTTTGACTTGGCGGCCCGCAAAACAACTGATGACGACTTGGCCGGGCTCGACCTCGGCGGCGTGCTGGGCATCATCAGCGGCGCCGAACGAGTCGAGCCGGCCACAGTGCGACGCTTCGTCGACCGGTTTGCTCACTTCAATTTTCGGGAAGACATGGTGCGTCCGTCCTATGGCCTGGCAGAGGCAACTGTCTTCGTGGCGACTGGCATCTGGAGCGGTTCGTCGGGAACGGTTCACTTCGATGCCGGGGAGCTGTCTTCGGGCCGCGCTCGACGGTGCGCGGCTGGGCAGGGCACGGCACTGGTCAAATACACAGTGCCGCAATCACCCACGTTGCGGATCGTCGACGCCGACACGCACCGCGAGTGCCCGCCAAGCTTGGTCGGCGAGATCTGGGTCCATGGTGACAATGTCGCCGAAGGCTACTGGCGCAAACCGCCGGAGGAGCAGTGCTGTTTCGGCGCAACGCTCGTCGATCCTGCACCGGGAACGCCTGACGCGCCCTGGCTCAGAACCGGCGATCTCGGTTTCATTTTCGAGGATGCGCTGTTCATTGTCGGCCGCATCAAGGATCTGCTGATCATCCGCGGGCGTAATCACTACCCGGAGGACATCGAGGCGACGGTCCACGAGATCACCCGTGGCCGGGTCGCGGCGATATCGGTCCGGCTCCAGAGCACCGAGCAGCTGGTCACCATCATCGAACTCAAGAAGCGAGGCGATTCCAACGAGGAGGTGATGCACTGGCTCAGCTGCGTCAAAAGCGACGTCACCTCCGCAATATCTCACGTGCACGGTTTGAATGTGGGGGATGTCGTTTTGGTGCCGCCGGGATCGATTCCCACCACAACGAGCGGCAAAATCCGGCGTGCTGCCTGTGTGGAGCAGTACCGCCGCGACCAGTTCATCCGGTTGGACGCCTAA
- the xseA gene encoding exodeoxyribonuclease VII large subunit, giving the protein MSRAAPANSPENPFPVRAVAVRIAGWIDKLGTVWVEGQLAQITIRPDSKTVFMVLRDPAADMSLTVTCSRELVLDAPVELTEGTQVVVCGKPTFYTGRGTFSLRLSDIRPVGIGELLARIERLRRLLDAEGLFDPRLKRPIPFLPNMIGLITGRGSAAEHDVTTVAAARWPAVRFAVRNTAVQGPHAVPQIVDALRDLDTDPDVDVIVLARGGGSVEDLLPFSDETLCRAIAACRTPVVSAVGHEPDNPLCDLVADLRAATPTDAAKTIVPDTVAEQLLIDDLRRRSAQALRNWVSREQRALAQLRSRPVLADPLRALTTHAEEIHRARSAVRRDISRLVEAETERVSHLAARLATLGPAATLARGYAVVQTVTAEGPASVLRSVDNAPAGTRLRVRVSDGALTAVSEGPADGT; this is encoded by the coding sequence GTGAGCCGAGCCGCCCCGGCGAATTCGCCTGAAAACCCGTTCCCGGTACGCGCGGTGGCCGTCCGGATCGCAGGCTGGATCGACAAACTGGGCACCGTCTGGGTCGAGGGTCAGCTGGCCCAGATCACGATCCGCCCCGACTCCAAGACCGTATTCATGGTGCTGCGTGACCCGGCCGCCGACATGTCGCTGACCGTCACATGTTCGCGCGAGCTGGTCCTGGACGCGCCGGTCGAATTAACCGAAGGCACCCAGGTGGTGGTCTGCGGCAAACCCACGTTCTACACCGGACGCGGCACATTCTCGTTGCGGCTCAGCGATATTCGGCCAGTCGGTATCGGTGAGCTGTTGGCTCGCATCGAGCGGCTGCGGAGGCTGCTGGACGCTGAAGGGCTTTTCGACCCCAGGCTCAAACGGCCGATTCCATTTCTGCCCAACATGATCGGGCTGATCACCGGCCGAGGCAGCGCTGCCGAGCACGATGTGACGACAGTGGCCGCCGCACGCTGGCCGGCGGTGCGTTTCGCGGTGCGCAACACAGCTGTGCAGGGACCCCATGCCGTGCCGCAGATTGTCGACGCACTGCGTGACCTCGACACAGATCCGGATGTTGACGTGATCGTCTTGGCCCGCGGCGGGGGCAGCGTGGAAGACTTGCTGCCCTTTTCCGACGAGACGCTGTGCCGGGCCATCGCCGCCTGCCGAACACCGGTGGTCAGCGCGGTCGGTCACGAACCCGACAACCCGCTCTGCGACCTGGTTGCCGATCTGCGTGCCGCCACGCCCACCGATGCCGCAAAGACCATCGTCCCGGATACCGTCGCCGAACAGCTGTTAATCGACGATTTGCGGCGGCGCAGTGCACAAGCGCTGCGTAATTGGGTATCCCGCGAACAACGCGCGCTAGCCCAGTTACGCAGCCGGCCGGTCCTGGCCGATCCGCTGCGCGCATTGACCACACACGCCGAGGAGATACACCGTGCCCGGTCAGCGGTTCGTCGCGATATCAGCCGGCTCGTGGAGGCAGAGACCGAGCGGGTCAGCCATCTCGCCGCCCGGCTGGCTACCTTGGGCCCGGCGGCTACCCTCGCCCGCGGGTACGCCGTCGTGCAGACGGTCACGGCAGAGGGCCCGGCCTCGGTGCTGCGCTCGGTTGACAATGCTCCCGCCGGCACCCGGCTGCGGGTGCGGGTTTCCGATGGAGCGCTCACCGCGGTAAGTGAAGGACCCGCCGATGGGACATGA
- a CDS encoding lipid droplet-associated protein encodes MATAPYGVRLLVGAATVAVEETMKLPRTILTYPMTLASQAAHLVMRFQQHLAELAIKGDATLETLFPPRDEQPEWATFDEDLNHDVAEAGENQTPGAAGTDRRTEGRFALYSLTEGSEIPHEPGTVSTPAAQTSKPPADQAVPAPPVAAELNYDTLTLAQLRARLHTLDVEELEALLAYEEATRARAPFQTLLANRITRATAK; translated from the coding sequence ATGGCTACTGCACCATATGGGGTCCGGCTGCTGGTGGGAGCGGCGACAGTTGCCGTCGAAGAAACGATGAAGCTGCCGCGAACCATCCTGACGTACCCGATGACGCTGGCAAGCCAGGCCGCACATCTGGTGATGCGGTTCCAGCAGCACCTGGCGGAGCTGGCCATCAAAGGCGATGCGACCTTGGAGACACTATTCCCGCCGCGGGACGAGCAGCCGGAGTGGGCAACATTCGACGAAGATTTGAACCACGATGTGGCCGAGGCAGGTGAGAACCAGACGCCCGGCGCCGCAGGCACTGATCGCCGCACCGAGGGACGGTTTGCGCTGTATTCACTGACCGAAGGATCGGAAATCCCGCATGAGCCCGGCACCGTATCCACGCCCGCGGCCCAGACCTCGAAGCCACCAGCCGACCAGGCCGTGCCGGCTCCGCCGGTGGCGGCTGAGCTCAACTACGACACGCTGACGTTGGCTCAGCTCCGGGCCAGGTTGCATACGCTGGATGTCGAAGAACTCGAGGCTCTGCTGGCCTACGAGGAGGCCACCAGAGCCCGTGCCCCGTTCCAGACGTTGCTGGCCAACCGAATAACCCGCGCAACCGCGAAGTGA
- a CDS encoding 4-hydroxy-3-methylbut-2-enyl diphosphate reductase: MPPTVDMGIPGASGSVASINTGKRVLLAEPRGYCAGVDRAVETVERALEKHGAPVYVRHQIVHNRHVVDSLAEAGAVFVDETDEVPEGAIVVFSAHGVAPSVHASAAERKLQVIDATCPLVTKVHNEAKRFARDDYDILLIGHQGHEEVIGTAGEAPGHVQIVDGPEAVDQVHVRDENKVVWLSQTTLSVDETMTIVERLRQRFPKLQDPPSDDICYATQNRQVAVKAMAPECELVIVVGSSNSSNSRRLVEVALGAGAQAAHLVDSADDIDTAWLEGVTTVGVTSGASVPEVLVRGVLDRLAGCGYDVVQPVTTANETLVFALPREIRSGRR, from the coding sequence ATGCCGCCGACCGTCGATATGGGGATTCCCGGCGCATCCGGTTCCGTCGCCAGCATCAACACCGGCAAAAGGGTGCTGCTGGCTGAACCGCGGGGTTACTGCGCCGGCGTGGACCGTGCGGTCGAGACCGTTGAGCGTGCGCTGGAAAAGCATGGCGCACCGGTGTACGTGCGGCACCAGATTGTGCACAACCGTCACGTGGTGGACAGCCTGGCTGAGGCCGGCGCGGTTTTCGTCGACGAGACCGACGAGGTTCCCGAGGGCGCCATCGTCGTGTTCTCCGCGCACGGCGTGGCGCCCAGCGTGCACGCGTCGGCCGCTGAGCGCAAGCTGCAGGTCATCGACGCCACCTGCCCGCTGGTCACGAAGGTGCACAACGAGGCCAAGCGTTTCGCCCGAGACGATTACGACATCTTGCTCATCGGTCATCAGGGTCACGAGGAAGTGATCGGTACCGCCGGGGAAGCCCCCGGACACGTGCAGATCGTTGACGGCCCCGAGGCCGTGGACCAGGTCCACGTTCGCGACGAGAACAAGGTGGTCTGGCTCTCGCAGACCACGCTCAGTGTCGACGAGACCATGACCATCGTGGAGCGGCTGCGTCAGCGTTTCCCCAAGCTGCAAGACCCGCCCAGCGACGACATCTGCTACGCGACCCAAAACCGCCAGGTGGCGGTCAAGGCGATGGCACCGGAGTGTGAGCTGGTGATCGTTGTCGGATCCTCGAATTCGTCGAACTCGAGGCGACTGGTCGAGGTGGCGTTGGGTGCTGGCGCTCAAGCCGCCCACCTGGTTGATAGTGCTGACGACATCGACACGGCCTGGTTGGAGGGTGTCACCACAGTCGGTGTCACCTCTGGCGCGTCGGTTCCCGAGGTGCTGGTGCGCGGTGTGCTTGATCGGCTGGCCGGCTGTGGCTATGACGTAGTCCAGCCGGTGACGACGGCCAATGAGACGTTGGTCTTCGCGTTGCCGCGAGAGATCCGCTCCGGCCGGCGCTGA